Within Sporosarcina sp. PTS2304, the genomic segment GCCGCACGAATTTTACGCCCTTCTTCTAAACGAATCGGGATATTTTGCAAATTCGGATTGATCGAGCTTAAGCGACCTGTTTGGGTTAGAGCTTGCTGGAATCGTGTATGAATCTTGCCATCTTCATGAATTTCTTTCGATAACCCTTCGATATAAGTAGAATTTAACTTCCCGAGTTGGCGATATAATAATATATACTGAATGATTTCATGTTCACTTTCTAGCTTCTCTAATACATCAGCCGCAGTCGAATACCCAGTTTTCGTTTTTTTAATAGGCGTTAAGCCGATTTTTTCAAATAGAATAACTCCTAGTTGCTTCGGTGAATTAATATTAAACTTCTCACCCGCCATATCATAGATGTCTTTTTCAATAAGTCCTAACCGTTCTGTCAATTGTTTTCCTATCGTTTGAAGAACTTGTAAGTCTGTTGTAACGCCTGTTACTTCCATCTTACCTAGAATCTTAGCTAACGGAAGTTCTAACTTACGGAACAATTCTTGTTGTTCGTTTTCTTCCAACTGTTTAGAAACGATCGGTTGTAGCTCCCATACCGCATGTGCTTTTCTCGCTATATGATCTGCTAATACTTCTGAAGCAGGAAGTGACCGCTTTGCTCCTTTTCCATAAACTGATTCGTCATTCTTCACTCCATAGTAACCAAATGAACGTGCGATTTCTGATACTTCATCTGCAGAAAATGAAGGATTGACTATATAAGCCGCCAGCATTAAATCAAATTCTGCTCCATTAAGTTCCATCCCTAATCTTGCAATCGTTGCGTAAGCCGATTTTGAATCGGATGCATACTTTACTGTAGAATGATCTGCCAGCCATTCCTTTAGTACATCAGAAGATTTCGCTGTTTTAGTAGGAATGAAATACGTCTGACTGTCATTTGATAGACCGATTCCTAGAATATCAGCAGATAAATAATTATCGCCGTCAATTTCCACGTGAATAGACATCGTGTCAGTAAGTATATCTGCTGTTATTTCGTTCAGCACATGGACTTCAACCTCTTCAAGAGGCTGCCCTTCTACAGGTACATCTAATTTCTCCAACAGTGAATTAAACTGTAGCTCTTTATATAATTGAATCACTTCCTCATCATTTTTCCCTGCATACTCTAAATCATTAAATGAAACCTCGATCGGTGCTTGTACTTCAATTGTAGCTAATTCCTTACTCATAAATGCCTGCTCTTTATTTGTCACTAAATTTTCTTTCATCTTTTTAGCAGTAATCTGGTCGATTGACTTATATACATTCTCTACAGACCCATATTCTTTTAGTAACTTCAGTGCTGTCTTCTCTCCTATACCTGGGACGCCTGGTATATTATCAGATGCATCACCCATTAATCCTTTCATATCAATTATTTGCAAAGGAGTAATCCCATACTTTTCTGCGATATGTTCAGGAGTATAGATCTCAAGATCAGTAATGCCTTTCCTCGTAATACATACTGTAGTTTGGGCGTTCGCCAGCTGTGTCAAATCTTTATCTCCAGAAATAACAATTACTTGTGCATCTTCTGAAGCGGACTCTTTACTTAGCGTACCGATGATATCATCAGCTTCGTATTGATCCAGTTCATACTGCGTAATACCGAATACGTCCACCAGCTTTCGTATATAAGGAAACTGCTCTGAAAGTTCAGGCGGTGTCTTTTGACGACCTCCTTTATACTCTTTGAATGTACTGTGGCGGAATGTAGTTTTACCTGCATCCCAAGCAACGAGCACATGTGTCGGTTTTTCATTAGCCAAAATATTTTCCAGCATCATAGTAAATCCATATACCGCATTTGTATGAATCCCTTTATCATTCGTTAACAAAGGCAAGGCAAAAAACGCTCTATAAGCTAAACTATTTCCATCGAGTAAAACAATTTTCTTTTTCGTCAAAATTCGGTCCACTCCTTTTTTATCACTGACAAGCGCCTGTCGAGTCTTAACGGCGCTTTCCGCTTTTGATTCGACTAGCTACAAGCGCCAGACTCTCGGGTCGCTTCAGACGGTACAAGAAGGCAAAAAACGCCTTCGTGTAACGTCTTCCAGCGCCTGTCGAGTCTTAACGGCGCTTTCCGCTTTTGATTCGACTAGCTACAAGCGCCAGACTCTCGGGTCGCTTCAGACGGTACAAGAAGGCAAAAAACGCCTTCGTGTAACGTCTTCCAGCGCCTGTCGAGTCTTAACGGCGCTTTCCGCTTTTGATATATAAATGCGCCATTTCATCTTAGTTTACCATGATGGCAACTAGAAATGATAATGGCGCACTTTTGTTTTGTTATTGTAACGAGCCTGTTAGTAATTTGGCGTATGGAGAGTCTGCTGGGAGGATGATCATTGTTTCATCGTTCACTACTTTCGTATATGACTGGAGGGTTCTGTATAATTTATAGAACTCTGGGTCTTTGGCGAATGTATTATTATAAATTTTAGCTGCTTCTGCTTCACCTTGTGCAGTGACGATAGCGGCTTCAGCTTTTGCTTTCGCCAGCATCTCTTGTACTTCACGATCGGTTTCTGCTTCAATTTTGCGTTTCTCTGCATCCCCTTCAGACAAATAGGACTGAGCTGTTGATTGTCGTTCAGAAATCATCCGTGTGTAAATAGATTGCTCGTTCTCTTCTGGCAGATCAATACGTTTCATACGAACATCGACTACTTCGATCCCATAATTTCCGTCCGCTAAAAACTTATTTACTTTCTCTGTGACACGGTCATTTAAACTGCCGCGGGATGAATCCTCGTCATTGACTACGTCTACATAGTTTAGTTTACCCATTTCATTTCGAACTACTGAATAGATAAACTCTTCTAAACGCGCTTCGGCATTTACAATATTACGAGCATTTGAAATCATTTTAGCCGGATCTACAATATTCCATACTGCGTAATTATCAATGATAATTCGCTTTTTATCTTTCGTCGTAATTTCCGCTTCCGATACGTTCGATGTCATTTGGTTTTTAGGAAGTGTAGAAATACTTTGTATGAAAGGAATTTTCATATTAATTCCTGGTTCTTTAACGATTCGTGTGATTTCACCAAATTGACGTACGACACGATACTCATTTTCTTTTACGATGAATAAGTTGGACAAAAGAATGACGATGACAGCAAATGCTACAGTTAATGAAATGATCAACTTTGTATATCGTTTTACATCAATCGTTTTCTTCGGTTTAATCGGATAGACTTTTGACTCGGGTTCTGAATCAGTAGGAACTTTCTTTTTCTTTTGTTGATCTGTTTCTCCCATTTTTTTCAATGCTTCTTCTATTTTTTTGAAAGGATTCTGTTCATTGCTCATGAAGCTTTCTCTCCTTTCTCAGAAGATTTTTCTGTCTCCGTTGTTTCTTCTACTTTTGTTTTCTGCAATTTTTCGATTGGTAAATACTTCATCGTCTCTCCGCTATCATTCATAATGTAAAGATTCGCTTTAGGTAATACTTGTTCGAGCGTTTCTATAATTAGACGCTCTCTAGTGATTTCTTTGTTTTTTGCATACTCTGTATACAAATCACTAAACAGAGCTACATCTCCACGAGCCTGTTCGATACGCGCTGTTTTTCTACCTTGCGCTTGTGATTTAATCGCATCACGTTCACCGATTGCTTCGTTCTTCTTTTGGTTTTCGTACTTTTTCGCTTCATTTATTTTCGTGTTCTTCGTTTCGCGTGCATCTGTAACCGCTGTAAAAGCTGCGCGAACTTCTGCATTAGGTAATTCTACGTCTTGTAATTTTACTCCTTGTACAGCAATCCCTATATTGTACTTCTCTACTAAACTCGTTAGTAGGTCACGTGTTTTTGCTTCTATTTCTGCTTTACCATCTGTTAAAGCAGCATCAATCGTTGAACTACCAATAACAGATCGAATAGAGGCGGAAGCAGCATCTCGTAAAATTTCAATAGGCTCTTCTGCATTGAATAAATATTTTTTCGGATCTACAATTCGCCACTGAACGGTTAAATCAGTGAGTACTATGTATTCATCTCCAGTAATCATTTTTGTTTCCTTATCGACAATTTCTCCCGATTTATCTTGTTTATAACCAAAATGAATACTGTATGTTTCCTTTGATAAAATCTCTGCCTTTTGGATTGGCCAAGGCAATTTAAAATGAAGTCCAGAATCTGTCACTGGCGCTCCGGCTTGTCCAAAAGAAATGACTACGGCCTGTTCGGACTCATCCACTGTATACCAAGTCGTAAAAACGATAAGTAACAGTAATAACCCGGTGAGCACTAAACCTAGCGACACCAAGATTCGTTTTGTTCCCATAGTTGTTCCTCCCTTTTCTTATGTATAGTTACTCTACGGAATGGGAGGCGATTAAGTTTCAAAAGTTTTTTCAACACACGGTAATTGCACGTGAAATTCCGTACCTACTCCTACTTCACTATCAACTGTGACCAGTCCGTGATGTGCTTCCACAATATGCTTAACAATAGCTAAACCAAGACCCGTGCCACCTGACTCTCTGCTTCTAGCACGATCAATTCGATAAAAACGTTCAAACAATCTAGGTAATTCATTTTGCATAATACCGATCCCTTGATCACTGACTGTAAGCTTCACATAATCTTTTATTTTCTCAACTGTCACAGTAATCACCGTTTCTTCTTGAGAGTAAGCAATTGCATTATGGAGTAAATTTACCATCACTTGCACTAAACGATCATGATCTGCGGAAATCGTTAAATGATCCGGCATGTGAAGCACGACTTCCATCCGTTTTTCTTGAAGTTTAGTTCTTACAATTTGCAGTGATTGGTTCACAATATCAACTACATCCACTTCAGTGCTAGTAATTTCAAAACTTCCTCTTTCCATATTGGACAGACGTAACAAATCTTCAATCAATAACTGCAGTCGATTACTTTCTTTATACATAATTTCGTAAAAGTTTTGCTGAACAGCTGGATCCTCCACTGCGCCATCTAACAACATTTCAGAAAAACCTTTAATAGATGTAATAGGCGTCTTGAGTTCGTGGGATACATTTGCCACAAAGTCTTTACGCACTTGTTCAAGTAGTACCAACTCTGTAATATCATGCATCACAATAACAATCCCTAACCACTTTCCATTTTCTCCGATGACAGGTGCCCCGTACACTTCAAGATGACAGATTTCATTTTCTAAAAAGACCATTGATTGAAATGTGCGTACTTCTTCCGTTAAGAAAATCTGTTCGATTTCAGTTTCAATATCTTCCGGTAGCCCAATATCTTTGTACGTTCTACCCATCAAGTCTTCACTTTTCCGATGAAAAGTTTCCTCGAATACTTTATTGACGAGATTCACTGCTCCTGAGCGACCGAACATGAGTAGACTGCTGCCGATACTACTGACCAATGTCTTCAGTCGTTCTGCTTCCATCTCACGTAAAATAGAGTTTTCTTGCAAATTTCTTGCAATTTGATTGATCGCCATTGTTAATTGATGATTTAAACGGCCATCTTCTATTTGCGCTCTTGCCGAGTAGTTGCCTTGAGCTAACTGATGTGTAACGTTTGTAAAGTGATCTATTGGACGCACATATTGCTGAAGTATTTTCGCCATTACAAACATCATCACTACGAAAACTAAAACTAAAGTGAATAAAAGATAGACCCAATACATCTGTTGAATCTTTGGATCAACACTTTCTGCAAACAAATGAAAAAATTGTCCTAAGATGATTCCTAGTACAATTAATAGGACCGAGAGAATGATTGCTGAAGCAGCTAGTAAACTTGAATAATAATTTTTCATTTATTTTTTCTCCTCAAACTTATAGCCGATTCCTCTTATAGTTTTAATATAGAGAGGTTTCCTCGTATTCTCCTCAATTTTATCTCGCAAATGACTAACGTGCACGTCTACTATTCTCGTATCTCCAGCAAAATCATAATTCCAGACGGCTAGCAATAATTGTTCGCGTGTGAGTACTCGATTCAGATTTTTCATAAAATACACGAGTAAATCAAATTCTTTACGTGTAAATTCCAACTGTTTATCGTTTAGGTACGCTTCGAATCTTTCTGGATATACGACAAGCTGACCAGTTTGTAATCGCTGCTCCTCTGTTTGAAAAGTTTTTTCACCCGATCGTCTCAGAACCGCTTTCACGCGTGCCGCAACTTCACGAGGGCTAAAAGGCTTCGTCATATAATCATCGGCCCCCATTTCCAAACCAATGATTTTATCCATTTCTTCTCCTCTGGCGGTTAACATAATAATCGGAGTTTCAATATTCTTCCTCCGTAATGTTTTACACACCTCAATGCCGTCGGTTTTTGGCAACATCAAATCTAAGATTATCAGATCAGGGGATTCATCCATAGTTTGTCGAATGGCTTCCTCTCCGTCAATTGCAAGAACCGTTTGATA encodes:
- the polA gene encoding DNA polymerase I; the protein is MTKKKIVLLDGNSLAYRAFFALPLLTNDKGIHTNAVYGFTMMLENILANEKPTHVLVAWDAGKTTFRHSTFKEYKGGRQKTPPELSEQFPYIRKLVDVFGITQYELDQYEADDIIGTLSKESASEDAQVIVISGDKDLTQLANAQTTVCITRKGITDLEIYTPEHIAEKYGITPLQIIDMKGLMGDASDNIPGVPGIGEKTALKLLKEYGSVENVYKSIDQITAKKMKENLVTNKEQAFMSKELATIEVQAPIEVSFNDLEYAGKNDEEVIQLYKELQFNSLLEKLDVPVEGQPLEEVEVHVLNEITADILTDTMSIHVEIDGDNYLSADILGIGLSNDSQTYFIPTKTAKSSDVLKEWLADHSTVKYASDSKSAYATIARLGMELNGAEFDLMLAAYIVNPSFSADEVSEIARSFGYYGVKNDESVYGKGAKRSLPASEVLADHIARKAHAVWELQPIVSKQLEENEQQELFRKLELPLAKILGKMEVTGVTTDLQVLQTIGKQLTERLGLIEKDIYDMAGEKFNINSPKQLGVILFEKIGLTPIKKTKTGYSTAADVLEKLESEHEIIQYILLYRQLGKLNSTYIEGLSKEIHEDGKIHTRFQQALTQTGRLSSINPNLQNIPIRLEEGRKIRAAFIPSNTDWIMFAADYSQIELRVLAHISQDEKLIEAFKEGADIHTKTAMDVFGVAEDEVDSNMRRAAKAVNFGIVYGISDYGLSQSLNITRKEAGEFINTYLASFPGVKQYMDDSIIDAKQKGYVTTLLNRRRYLPDITSSNFNLRGFAERTAMNTPIQGTAADIIKQAMIDMDARLMKENLQARMLLQVHDELIFEAPIEELEKLKEIVPEVMEQTIQLDVPLKVDWNYGKSWYETK
- the hflC gene encoding protease modulator HflC, whose product is MSNEQNPFKKIEEALKKMGETDQQKKKKVPTDSEPESKVYPIKPKKTIDVKRYTKLIISLTVAFAVIVILLSNLFIVKENEYRVVRQFGEITRIVKEPGINMKIPFIQSISTLPKNQMTSNVSEAEITTKDKKRIIIDNYAVWNIVDPAKMISNARNIVNAEARLEEFIYSVVRNEMGKLNYVDVVNDEDSSRGSLNDRVTEKVNKFLADGNYGIEVVDVRMKRIDLPEENEQSIYTRMISERQSTAQSYLSEGDAEKRKIEAETDREVQEMLAKAKAEAAIVTAQGEAEAAKIYNNTFAKDPEFYKLYRTLQSYTKVVNDETMIILPADSPYAKLLTGSLQ
- the hflK gene encoding FtsH protease activity modulator HflK gives rise to the protein MGTKRILVSLGLVLTGLLLLLIVFTTWYTVDESEQAVVISFGQAGAPVTDSGLHFKLPWPIQKAEILSKETYSIHFGYKQDKSGEIVDKETKMITGDEYIVLTDLTVQWRIVDPKKYLFNAEEPIEILRDAASASIRSVIGSSTIDAALTDGKAEIEAKTRDLLTSLVEKYNIGIAVQGVKLQDVELPNAEVRAAFTAVTDARETKNTKINEAKKYENQKKNEAIGERDAIKSQAQGRKTARIEQARGDVALFSDLYTEYAKNKEITRERLIIETLEQVLPKANLYIMNDSGETMKYLPIEKLQKTKVEETTETEKSSEKGEKAS
- the pnpS gene encoding two-component system histidine kinase PnpS, with the translated sequence MKNYYSSLLAASAIILSVLLIVLGIILGQFFHLFAESVDPKIQQMYWVYLLFTLVLVFVVMMFVMAKILQQYVRPIDHFTNVTHQLAQGNYSARAQIEDGRLNHQLTMAINQIARNLQENSILREMEAERLKTLVSSIGSSLLMFGRSGAVNLVNKVFEETFHRKSEDLMGRTYKDIGLPEDIETEIEQIFLTEEVRTFQSMVFLENEICHLEVYGAPVIGENGKWLGIVIVMHDITELVLLEQVRKDFVANVSHELKTPITSIKGFSEMLLDGAVEDPAVQQNFYEIMYKESNRLQLLIEDLLRLSNMERGSFEITSTEVDVVDIVNQSLQIVRTKLQEKRMEVVLHMPDHLTISADHDRLVQVMVNLLHNAIAYSQEETVITVTVEKIKDYVKLTVSDQGIGIMQNELPRLFERFYRIDRARSRESGGTGLGLAIVKHIVEAHHGLVTVDSEVGVGTEFHVQLPCVEKTFET
- a CDS encoding response regulator transcription factor, yielding MSNKQKVLIVEDEQSIRKLLEYTLEQANYQTVLAIDGEEAIRQTMDESPDLIILDLMLPKTDGIEVCKTLRRKNIETPIIMLTARGEEMDKIIGLEMGADDYMTKPFSPREVAARVKAVLRRSGEKTFQTEEQRLQTGQLVVYPERFEAYLNDKQLEFTRKEFDLLVYFMKNLNRVLTREQLLLAVWNYDFAGDTRIVDVHVSHLRDKIEENTRKPLYIKTIRGIGYKFEEKK